GGTGCTTGCGCTGGGAGATGCGTTCCCATTCCACCTGCAACCGACGCTGCCCCTTCACCTGCTGCCATAGAACGAACTCCGGCTCAACCGTCGTGGTCCAGACGGGGTCAATCGGCAGCGCGGCGATGCCTGTTAGGGCCTGACCCGCGCTCTGGTGCCGACCTGCGGGATTGTCGTTCAGCATCTTGCGAATGACGGTGCGCCACGCCTTCGGGATGTGGGGCAACCATCTGAGGGTATCAACGAAGCCCCCACCAGGGATTATGTGTCGGGGGTCCGGTGCTTCCTCGTACCATACCTTGCCATGCAGTAGCCGGAACAAGGTCATGCCCAGCGCCCATATGTCGGTCTTCGGGCTCGTTCCGTTGCCGTGCCAGACCTCATAGGCAATGTGATCGCTATACCCGGCTTGGGAGCCATAACCCAGGATCAGTTCGTCGGTCACCAGGCCGAAGTCACCGAGCTTCGCGACGCCCTTCGAATCCAGCAGGATATTCGCGGGCTTGATGTCGCGATGGAGCATCTCACGCGCGTGTAGAGCGCCCAGCCCAAGCAACACCTCTGTCGCCACCTTTTTGGCGGCAGGCAGAGTCATGGGCCCTTCCTCAAACTTGGCCTGCAACGATCCGCCGGGGCAAAACTCCATACAGATGACGACACTGTTGCCACCGTCGCCTTCGACCACGTGATGCACCTGGACCACATTGCGGTGGGTTGCCTTCGAGAGGTGCTGGGCTTCGTTGAGAGAGCCGCCCTTATATTTCTCCCAGGCAGCATCGTCGTGGTGCGCCTCGCGGCTCAAAACCTTCACCGCTACGTTCCCGTGAGCTGGGTCGGTGCCCTTGAACACCTGGCCGAAGTGCCCGTTGCCGATCCTGTCATCAATCTGGAGGCCGGAGACGTACTCTCCCATCAGGCATTCCTCGCGGCGATCAGGAGCATGGCGACTTCACGGCTCATTTTCCTTAGTTTCCCACCGGCTGTCTGCTTATCCCAGAAGGAATCGTCGGCCACGTAGTCGTCTACATTGCGCTCGCCATAAGTCCTGCTGATCACGCCCTTGGTGAGCTGCTTTACAGAACAGACCGAGCCCGCGGCGGCGATGACAACACCGCGAACTTCGGCGCTCTGCAACATCCCGAGCTTTGCAGATCCCTTCCCCATCACCGCGCTGGCCTTCACGACCACACCGTCGATTTGATTCTCTCTTAGATAGTCGGCGCACTGTTGATGAAGCACATTATATGCGGTGGCCCGGTCGCCGTTCTGGACCTTCCAAGTATCGTCTGCGAGCACGACAAGTGGCTCACTTTCGTCGTCCGGGATTTCGGCATCGACGTAGATTACGCCTTCTTTCGAGGCGCTGAGCCCCAACCATCGCTTTGTCATCCAGCCCCCCGGTTTTTTGCGGCATATTGATACAACGTAGATGACGATTGGTGAAGAGAACGAGAATGGGGCCGCCGCACCGCCGATGCTCAGCAGGCGTGCTCTTGTAGGACAATTCCGCATTTGACAGCCGCGGTATTCATCACGGAAGCGGCGGATCGAGGCCGCCACATCAGCGCGAAAGGGCGGATACCCCGAGAGCGTTGAGATTGATCATGGCCGCGATGCCGATGAAGAACCCAACAGTGCCGCAGAGCAGGTTGAGTGCAACGCCCGAGTCGATGGCGTTCTTCGCGACCCCATGAACGAGCGCATAGCCGGCAATCGCGGCAGGCACCGCGAAGACGGCGAGAGCGATGAGACGCAGAACCGGGTTCTTCGCAAAGCCGAGAACAGCGATCACCAGCCCGATGGAAAGGAACGCCGCGCCGATCGCGGCAAGCCCCGACATCAGGAAGCCGGCGCCAGCGCCATAAGCAAATTGAGCAGTCGAAAGGCCAACCATGAAGGGCAGGGCGTAGATCGCAAGATTATAGGCGATGATGCAAAGCGCGATCGACAGGGAGACAGCGAGCAGGATCAGCGTCATGGAAGCCTCCACATGAATGGTTGAGGATCACGACAGGCTGCCGGAAGGTACGCTCCGCCTGCGACTATGCTACTTCGCCGGTTCTGCAAGGATGCTTCATCAAAGCCATCAGCCGGTTGCGTAGTCAAGTATTGGCGGCTGAAGCAGCCGCCCGAAGCGGCGCTTTACGCGCCACCGTCGAACTTCAATACCGGGATGCCGAGCTTGCGGGCCTTGTCGCCGAGGTTTTCCTGGATCCCGGTTCCGGGAAAGACGAGGACGCCGACCGGCAGGACGTCCAGCATGGCGTCGTTGCGCTTGAAGGGCGCGGCCTTGCCGTGCTTCGTCCAGTCGGGCTTGAAGGCGACTTGGCGCACACCGCGATTGTCCGCCCATTTCGCGGCGATCAGTTCGGCGCCCTTCGGCGAACCGCCGTGCAGCAGCACCATGTCCGGGTGCTTGGCATGGACCTGATCGAGCTTCGCCCAGATCAGGCGATGGTCATTGTAGTCGAGACCGCCGGTCAGGGCGACCCTGGGGCCGGAGGGCAGCATCACCTCAGTCTCGGCGCGGCGCTTCGCGGCGAGGAAATCCCGGCTGTCGATCATCGCGGCGGTCAGGTTGCGGTGGTTGACCATCGATCCGGTGCGCGGCCGCCAGGCGGTGCCGGTGTGGCGCTCGAAGGCTTCGGCGGAGAGATCGCGGAAGAGTTCCATGCTGTTGCGCCGCTCGATCAAGGTCTGACCCTCTGCCGTGAGGCGCTCCAGCTCGACCGACTTCACCTCGCTGCCGTCCTGTTCCCGCTGGAGGCAGCGCTGCGCCTGCTCGTTGTCGTCAAGCTCGCGCTCGACCCGGCCGGCGGCGCGGTGGAAGAGATTGACGGTCGACCAGAGCAGTTCGTCGAGGTCGGGCTCGAGGCGGGTGTCGCCGAGTGTGGCGACGAGGGCATCAAAGATGTCCGCGACCGCGGCGGCGACCTGATTGCCCTCCGGCAGCGGCCTCGGATCGGCTTCATCCTGAAACGGACGCCAGCCATAGAGCTGGAGTTCGGTGAGGACATGATCGGTTGGGGATGAGGTGTGGTTCGGCTCGAAACCTGCGTTTTCGTCTTCATTCATCATCGGGAGCGTCCTTGTCTGGAGACCGCGCCCATCGCGGCCTTCGCAGGCGTCGAAAGCCCGCGGGCGGGACGGACTGGCACCCTCGCGCTCCCGCGAGGGCTTTGATGGCCGGGTTCGGGCTATTTTGTTTCGCGCTGCAAAGGCGGCTGATCCGGGGTCCCCATGCGACCCGTCGCGTGGGGTGGTCAGGCGCCGGCGGAAAATATCCCGAACGCGGCCATTGCCTGGCCGGCCCGCTTGTGGGCCGATCGCCCTCTTGAGAAGGCCGTGGGCGCCGGACTCTTCGACAACGAAGGATGTTTCCCGATGATGAGCGGAGGCGGCAGGTGGAGACGCCCGGGGACCGCGCCTCGTTCCCGCCGATCTCCTCACCCTTCCATGAAACGGCTGACGTCTTCGGGGTGAAGCTGTTCCTTCAGTGTCGCCCGGAGGGCATCGACGCCGCGCCAGCGCAGATCCTCGTTGAAGTCCCCGGCGACCGGCGACACCGCAATTGCCTCGATCCCGACGCTCGTCGCTCTGGCGATCAGGCCATTTCTCGCGCCGTCCCCGGCCGGGTCGCGATCGCGCAGCACATAGAGCCTGCGCAGCGTCGCCGGGAACCGACAAGCGGCAAGGTGAGCGGCCGAGAGCGCCGCCAGCATCGGCATCTGGGGCAGGACCATACGGGGCGACAGCACGGTCTCGATGCCCTCCCCGGCCGCGAGCACCCGACCTGCCACCCCGAAACGGACGGCGTGCCCGAGAAGGTCGCCCATCGCCCGCCGCGGTGTCTTGACAGGCGCCTTGCCCGAACCGTCGGGGCTGAGCCAGGTGCGGTGCGCCCCCGTCTGCCGTCCGGCGAGGTCGGTGACGGAAGCGACCATCGCCGGCCAGATCTCGGTGGGCGAATGCTCGTCGGGCCGATAATAGCAACGCGGATGGAAACGCAGGCTTGTGGTTTCGTGCAAAGCCGTAATGCCGCGATTGCGGAAATACGTCTCTACAAGCGTGCCGCCGACCGGCTGCGACATGGCGAAGAGCCGCCGTGCCGCTTCAGGCGACCCCGACGAGGCCATGCCCGGCGCCCTGCCGGTCGGCGTCCTCGTCTTGTCCGGCTCGGGATGCGGCAGAGAGAGGAAACGGCGGGCTTCCTCGGCCACGTCCTTGAAGTCGACAAGGCCGAGCGCCTCGCGGATGACGTCGAGGAGATCGCCATACTCGGCGGTTGCGGCATCGGTCCAATGCCCGGCGGCGCCGGGACCTGATTCCGGTCCGCTGAGCCGGACGAACATCGACCGGCCGGGCGTATTGCGAACGTCGCCCACCGTCCAGTAGCGGCCCTGGCGCCGTCCGTTGGACAGGTAATGGCGGCAGACCGCCTCGGCCTGCCGGCCGAGACGGATCGCCAGTTCGGAGGCGTCGTGACGGGCCATCAGGCAGCCTCCCGCTCGCCGATACGCTCAACCGGCCAGCGGTCGAGCAGTCTGGCGAGCACGGCCGGGCCGTTCGCATCAACCGGTACGAACATGCGCAGCTTCCACGAGATGATTTCGTGGAAGAGGCCATAGGCGGTGAGGCGCTCCCGCATCGTGTCGGTGAAACCCGACAGCTCGATGCGGTTGGCACCCATCACGCGGGTCCGGCGAAGCTGGAGGCCCTCGGAAAGATCGAGGATCGTCCGGCCGTCCATCAGCGCGATGAAAGCCTCGTCCGGCGTGAGCGCGGTCGCGCCGGTCGTGGTCGCGTTGGCGGCCGAGGCCGGCGAGACCTTGCGGCCGATGATCCGCTCGCCCGCGTCGGTCTGGAGCCGATAGACGCGGGTGGACTCGTTCGGCACGCCC
The Mesorhizobium australicum genome window above contains:
- a CDS encoding serine/threonine-protein kinase, whose translation is MGEYVSGLQIDDRIGNGHFGQVFKGTDPAHGNVAVKVLSREAHHDDAAWEKYKGGSLNEAQHLSKATHRNVVQVHHVVEGDGGNSVVICMEFCPGGSLQAKFEEGPMTLPAAKKVATEVLLGLGALHAREMLHRDIKPANILLDSKGVAKLGDFGLVTDELILGYGSQAGYSDHIAYEVWHGNGTSPKTDIWALGMTLFRLLHGKVWYEEAPDPRHIIPGGGFVDTLRWLPHIPKAWRTVIRKMLNDNPAGRHQSAGQALTGIAALPIDPVWTTTVEPEFVLWQQVKGQRRLQVEWERISQRKHRWRAWSEPLGAGRSRSLGASDGIVGQTQAMAELRAFFEA
- a CDS encoding DUF2493 domain-containing protein; translated protein: MMNEDENAGFEPNHTSSPTDHVLTELQLYGWRPFQDEADPRPLPEGNQVAAAVADIFDALVATLGDTRLEPDLDELLWSTVNLFHRAAGRVERELDDNEQAQRCLQREQDGSEVKSVELERLTAEGQTLIERRNSMELFRDLSAEAFERHTGTAWRPRTGSMVNHRNLTAAMIDSRDFLAAKRRAETEVMLPSGPRVALTGGLDYNDHRLIWAKLDQVHAKHPDMVLLHGGSPKGAELIAAKWADNRGVRQVAFKPDWTKHGKAAPFKRNDAMLDVLPVGVLVFPGTGIQENLGDKARKLGIPVLKFDGGA
- a CDS encoding DUF7146 domain-containing protein, with the translated sequence MARHDASELAIRLGRQAEAVCRHYLSNGRRQGRYWTVGDVRNTPGRSMFVRLSGPESGPGAAGHWTDAATAEYGDLLDVIREALGLVDFKDVAEEARRFLSLPHPEPDKTRTPTGRAPGMASSGSPEAARRLFAMSQPVGGTLVETYFRNRGITALHETTSLRFHPRCYYRPDEHSPTEIWPAMVASVTDLAGRQTGAHRTWLSPDGSGKAPVKTPRRAMGDLLGHAVRFGVAGRVLAAGEGIETVLSPRMVLPQMPMLAALSAAHLAACRFPATLRRLYVLRDRDPAGDGARNGLIARATSVGIEAIAVSPVAGDFNEDLRWRGVDALRATLKEQLHPEDVSRFMEG